A single genomic interval of Aureliella helgolandensis harbors:
- a CDS encoding class I SAM-dependent methyltransferase codes for MDKDKYFAETAFSDTDAVARYTEGPLRFVPGFADMQRMASLLLAERVPEDGRVLIVGAGGGLELRAFAEAQPSWCFDGVDPSAEMLALAEQTMGPLASRVHLHHGIIDIAPDGPFDAATCILTMHFVEREERRRMAAEIRTRLQPGAPFVAAHLSIPQSDGERAVWLSRYAAFAVGSGVESENANKAREAVDSQLSILTPEEDEAILRESGFSNVSLFYVGFAFRGWVAYA; via the coding sequence ATGGATAAGGATAAATACTTCGCTGAGACTGCGTTCTCCGACACTGATGCAGTCGCACGATACACCGAAGGACCACTACGATTCGTGCCGGGATTTGCAGACATGCAGCGGATGGCGAGCTTGCTGTTGGCGGAGCGGGTCCCTGAAGATGGTCGCGTCCTCATTGTCGGGGCAGGTGGCGGGTTGGAGCTGAGAGCTTTTGCAGAGGCTCAGCCGAGCTGGTGCTTCGACGGAGTTGATCCCTCCGCTGAGATGCTTGCGTTAGCCGAACAAACCATGGGGCCGCTCGCATCGCGCGTTCACTTACACCACGGCATCATCGACATTGCGCCAGACGGCCCATTCGATGCAGCAACTTGCATCCTGACGATGCACTTTGTCGAACGTGAAGAACGTCGACGAATGGCGGCCGAGATTCGCACGCGCCTGCAACCTGGCGCACCATTCGTTGCGGCTCATCTGAGCATTCCGCAAAGTGATGGAGAACGGGCTGTGTGGCTGTCGCGATACGCTGCCTTTGCAGTGGGCTCCGGTGTCGAATCTGAGAATGCCAACAAAGCGCGCGAGGCAGTCGATTCGCAGCTATCGATCCTCACGCCGGAAGAGGACGAGGCAATCCTGCGAGAGTCAGGATTCTCAAACGTCAGTCTGTTCTACGTCGGCTTCGCCTTTCGTGGCTGGGTGGCTTATGCCTGA
- a CDS encoding IS256 family transposase: protein MLKVERWSPRRQYIAFCIFQFTSVTADGETTMTESSLLRELGQVSNAEVGEVFREFLRGSIVKMACEVMAAEVAELCGPKHAPSDCRTYRAGSAAGRILVEGERESVTRPRVRERQEAGGSREVELISYASANDPEQLEKAVIQALMSGVSTRQMSVVKPKSPGVSRSSVSRLWQEAGTRLIDELRSRDLSRHTWCILMLDGIRLSSDQTAVVALGIDSEGCKHVLDFALGSSENAVVSNELLARLARRGFTCSQRLLAVLDGSDVLRKAVKEHFPDSVIQRCLVHKERNIRGKLSKRHTGELARLFRRLRSVQGYTAAQEVVGELEAFLEPLNAEAFKSLHEAGEDLLALHRLEVPNTLHRSLLSTNAIENSFLNTRRRLGRVTRFRADTDQASRWLSYALLEAEKGFHRISGHKELPKLIAALAREHEATPTKPPSGPVPSPTAPATARAPSL, encoded by the coding sequence TTGTTAAAAGTTGAAAGGTGGTCTCCCAGAAGGCAATATATTGCCTTCTGCATTTTCCAATTTACGTCGGTTACCGCCGACGGGGAGACCACCATGACTGAATCTAGTTTGTTGCGCGAGCTTGGGCAAGTTTCGAACGCTGAAGTTGGCGAAGTGTTTCGCGAATTCTTACGGGGCTCGATCGTGAAGATGGCCTGTGAGGTAATGGCTGCCGAAGTGGCTGAACTGTGCGGCCCAAAGCATGCCCCGAGCGATTGTCGGACCTATCGAGCTGGTAGCGCCGCGGGCCGCATCTTGGTCGAAGGGGAACGGGAGTCGGTGACGCGTCCGCGAGTTCGCGAGCGTCAGGAGGCGGGTGGAAGCCGCGAAGTGGAGCTGATCAGCTACGCCTCCGCCAACGATCCTGAGCAGCTTGAGAAGGCTGTAATTCAAGCGTTGATGTCTGGGGTCAGCACTCGACAAATGTCCGTGGTGAAGCCGAAGTCGCCAGGCGTAAGCCGCTCGAGCGTCTCGCGTCTATGGCAAGAGGCGGGAACACGATTGATCGACGAGCTACGCAGCCGTGATCTGTCGAGGCATACGTGGTGCATTCTGATGCTCGATGGTATCCGGCTAAGCTCAGACCAGACGGCAGTGGTTGCTCTCGGTATTGATTCTGAAGGCTGCAAGCATGTGCTCGACTTTGCGCTGGGCAGTAGTGAAAATGCAGTTGTATCCAATGAATTGCTTGCTCGCTTGGCCCGTCGCGGCTTTACTTGCTCGCAGCGCTTACTGGCAGTCCTGGATGGCAGCGATGTGCTTCGCAAAGCGGTCAAGGAGCACTTCCCCGACTCGGTCATCCAACGCTGCTTAGTTCACAAGGAACGCAACATCCGTGGCAAGCTATCGAAGCGTCATACGGGCGAACTCGCTCGACTGTTTAGACGACTCCGTAGCGTGCAGGGCTATACCGCCGCACAAGAGGTCGTCGGCGAGCTAGAGGCGTTCCTTGAGCCTCTCAATGCCGAAGCGTTTAAGAGCCTTCATGAGGCCGGTGAGGACCTGCTAGCCCTACACCGACTCGAAGTGCCAAACACGCTCCATCGTTCACTGCTAAGTACCAACGCGATTGAGAACTCCTTCCTGAACACGCGTCGCCGCTTGGGGCGTGTAACACGATTCCGAGCCGACACGGATCAGGCGAGTCGCTGGCTGTCCTACGCACTGCTTGAGGCCGAAAAGGGGTTCCATCGAATCAGCGGCCACAAGGAACTACCTAAGCTGATTGCCGCCCTAGCGAGAGAACACGAGGCTACACCAACAAAGCCGCCGTCGGGGCCCGTGCCGTCGCCTACGGCTCCGGCGACGGCACGGGCCCCATCACTTTAG
- a CDS encoding class I SAM-dependent methyltransferase has translation MADAKNSTQLGSKSAQQNNAQQEKPALHDGVHHHAFANPAELARKWNDPERDSWQRPDQIIEAMSLEPGATVADIGAGTGYMVSHLSNSVGEYGTVIAIDAEPAMVEYLSAQKSKLGPATIVPKKVSSSNPELPSASVDGVLILDTWHHVAGREAYAKKVHDGLKHGGRFVIVDYEVGADVGPPEKMRLSPEQVSKQLESAGFRVEVVKESMPRHYLVVGHKDENDEQKLNKSIPSHRQGLPSAEDVKRFFADPMARAKKWNDPERDKWQQPGEIVAALNLRPGMTVADIGAGTGYMVARLSKAVAEHGTVIAIDTAEEMVAYLNDRSADLGPAKIVAKKVGYSDPELQTASVDRVLMLDTWLHLRDQEDYATKVFAGLKRGGRFVVVDYAVDAEVGPPSVMRLSTDQVSKQLESVGFRVEVVRESMPHHYVVVSIKD, from the coding sequence ATGGCTGACGCCAAGAACAGTACTCAGCTAGGTAGCAAATCAGCGCAGCAAAACAACGCTCAACAAGAGAAACCAGCCCTACATGACGGCGTACATCACCATGCGTTTGCCAATCCTGCCGAACTTGCAAGGAAATGGAATGACCCGGAACGTGATTCCTGGCAGCGTCCTGATCAGATCATTGAGGCGATGTCCCTTGAACCGGGAGCGACTGTCGCTGACATCGGCGCAGGAACCGGATACATGGTGTCGCACCTGAGTAATTCAGTTGGCGAATACGGAACTGTCATCGCCATTGATGCAGAGCCTGCGATGGTCGAGTACCTATCCGCACAAAAGTCGAAACTTGGCCCAGCGACCATCGTGCCGAAAAAAGTTAGCTCGAGCAATCCTGAACTGCCGTCGGCGAGTGTTGACGGCGTCTTAATACTCGATACGTGGCATCACGTCGCGGGCCGAGAAGCCTATGCAAAAAAGGTGCACGACGGCTTGAAGCATGGAGGGCGGTTCGTGATTGTCGACTACGAAGTTGGTGCAGACGTTGGTCCGCCAGAGAAAATGCGACTTTCACCAGAACAAGTGAGCAAGCAACTCGAATCAGCAGGATTTCGAGTCGAGGTAGTGAAGGAATCCATGCCACGGCACTACCTCGTCGTGGGACATAAAGACGAAAATGACGAGCAAAAACTCAATAAATCAATTCCTTCGCACCGGCAAGGGCTTCCGAGTGCGGAAGATGTCAAACGCTTCTTTGCCGACCCAATGGCGCGGGCGAAAAAGTGGAACGACCCAGAGCGTGACAAGTGGCAGCAGCCGGGCGAAATTGTTGCGGCACTGAATTTGCGGCCGGGAATGACTGTTGCGGATATCGGTGCGGGAACCGGCTACATGGTGGCTCGATTGAGTAAGGCAGTCGCCGAGCATGGCACGGTCATCGCAATCGATACTGCAGAGGAAATGGTTGCATACCTGAACGATCGCAGCGCTGATTTAGGGCCGGCGAAGATCGTAGCGAAGAAAGTTGGTTACAGCGATCCGGAGTTACAAACGGCCAGCGTGGACAGAGTGTTGATGTTGGATACGTGGCTTCATTTACGTGACCAAGAAGATTATGCCACGAAAGTGTTTGCCGGATTGAAACGCGGCGGCAGGTTCGTGGTGGTGGACTATGCAGTTGACGCGGAGGTCGGCCCGCCCAGCGTGATGCGACTGTCAACGGACCAAGTGAGTAAGCAACTCGAATCAGTTGGCTTTCGGGTAGAAGTGGTGCGCGAGTCCATGCCTCATCACTATGTCGTTGTCAGTATCAAGGATTAG
- a CDS encoding RNA polymerase sigma factor, with product MNSTLKDRLLHDWLTKHQGLLLKIVRTFSFTPHDREDLFQEIVFQLWRSAERYNSETAAETTWIYRVGLNTAISWSRKEKTRQKQRNELSHIAPLLNSSSEPSDPRLEWLYEQIGLLNNIDRSLTLMMLDGFSYQEIADTLGVSVNNVGVKLNRIKKHLSQRASEIENEV from the coding sequence TTGAATAGCACTCTGAAAGACCGACTCCTTCACGATTGGCTGACCAAGCACCAAGGTCTGTTGCTGAAGATCGTACGCACTTTCTCCTTCACGCCCCACGATCGCGAAGATCTCTTTCAAGAGATTGTCTTTCAGCTTTGGCGTTCCGCCGAGCGTTACAATAGTGAAACGGCAGCCGAGACAACTTGGATCTATCGCGTTGGATTGAACACCGCCATCAGTTGGTCTCGGAAAGAGAAGACACGCCAGAAACAGCGCAACGAACTGAGTCATATAGCCCCCTTGCTAAACAGCAGTTCGGAGCCGTCCGACCCACGCCTGGAATGGCTCTATGAGCAGATCGGCCTTCTGAATAACATCGACAGATCACTTACGCTGATGATGCTAGATGGCTTCAGCTACCAAGAGATCGCGGACACGCTTGGGGTCTCCGTCAATAACGTAGGCGTCAAATTGAATCGAATTAAAAAGCACCTTTCGCAACGTGCGAGTGAGATTGAAAATGAAGTTTGA
- a CDS encoding serine hydrolase domain-containing protein yields the protein MGRFLVSATLTLLSAWIVRAEDTQNARTQPVTISERALQLLSAELARYVEQDRTVGAELLVIQADKVLLHESLGYSDRESERKWQNNTVCNIRSMTKSLTSAAAQILIDRGELQVDAPVAKYLPSFRTEATRAITVQHVLTHRSGLPLTILQSPKDFSSLSEQVAASAQAELQFEPGTKFWYSDAGADVVAALVEKVSGETMDQFVQRELIKPLGMQNTFYGIDSGHPRFQDIATLYLGGPKSWSAFWKTSDDLFYPFAWGSQTLYSTATDYTKFLSMLLNRGQIGERSVLNTSAIRRMVDPTSRLTGMGTEKPMPTGFRGLQAYYGQMLVTYRVDENSPVVAFGHSGSDGTIAWAWPKHNLIIAYFTQSRGGQTPLRMEAAIDRLLFSGADDGQVAERLKPYMGQFTANFAQFQNEEFTVSAQGEKLYLDVPSQMTFELLEPEQGNLWAFAMAPDKIQVEFVRDAEDAIVALRMHQAGHTTEVPLKTTEGSKEESTETNTKSMPRKAELPTAEAIIAKFVEVTGGRFAYEASSSMSNQGSLVIPRAGIKGSFELIYANGGKWCMQSDLGATGMEKSGSDGQVAWAQAGAAPARKLQGAELLQAQQEADLQARLHPKKYYESMKTIGIEKIQDEDCYRVELKSSSGDVTIEYFSTVTGFLVRRRSKQSLPVGKIDVIEEFADYRAAGDRIAWHTSVKHLPGGIDVIIKLEKVQFNQPIDAARFKLP from the coding sequence TTGGGACGCTTCCTTGTTTCTGCCACTCTTACCTTGTTGTCCGCTTGGATAGTACGAGCTGAGGATACGCAGAACGCGCGCACGCAACCAGTCACGATCAGCGAGCGCGCCCTGCAGCTGCTGAGTGCGGAATTGGCCCGCTACGTTGAACAAGATAGGACCGTTGGGGCAGAGTTGTTGGTGATTCAAGCTGACAAGGTTTTGCTGCACGAGTCTTTGGGCTACTCCGATCGCGAGTCCGAGAGGAAGTGGCAAAACAACACCGTTTGCAACATTCGCTCCATGACCAAGTCGCTCACCTCGGCGGCCGCTCAAATACTGATCGATCGCGGTGAGTTACAGGTAGACGCACCCGTGGCCAAGTACTTACCCAGCTTTCGAACGGAAGCGACTCGAGCGATCACGGTGCAACATGTACTCACTCATCGATCGGGTCTTCCTTTGACGATTCTGCAATCTCCGAAGGATTTCTCTTCACTCTCCGAGCAGGTTGCAGCCTCCGCACAAGCTGAGTTGCAGTTCGAGCCCGGCACTAAATTCTGGTATAGCGACGCAGGTGCTGATGTAGTCGCCGCTTTGGTGGAGAAGGTCTCGGGAGAGACAATGGATCAATTCGTTCAACGCGAATTAATAAAGCCTCTCGGAATGCAAAATACCTTTTACGGTATAGATTCAGGGCATCCGCGGTTTCAGGACATCGCAACGCTGTACTTAGGCGGACCGAAGAGTTGGTCGGCCTTCTGGAAGACAAGCGATGATTTGTTCTATCCCTTCGCCTGGGGATCACAGACGCTCTATTCAACGGCTACCGACTACACCAAGTTCCTTTCCATGTTGCTGAACCGTGGTCAGATTGGCGAAAGGAGTGTATTAAATACCTCAGCCATCCGCCGCATGGTCGATCCGACTTCGCGATTGACGGGCATGGGAACGGAGAAGCCCATGCCGACGGGCTTTCGAGGATTGCAGGCTTACTACGGACAAATGTTGGTGACTTACCGAGTCGATGAGAATTCGCCGGTTGTCGCATTCGGACACAGTGGGTCTGACGGCACCATCGCTTGGGCGTGGCCTAAACACAATCTGATCATCGCCTACTTCACACAATCACGCGGCGGACAGACGCCGCTTCGCATGGAGGCCGCCATCGATCGCTTGTTGTTCAGTGGTGCTGACGACGGTCAAGTTGCTGAGCGTTTGAAGCCCTATATGGGCCAATTTACCGCCAACTTCGCACAGTTTCAAAACGAAGAGTTTACAGTTTCGGCACAAGGCGAGAAGCTCTACTTGGATGTACCCAGTCAGATGACTTTTGAATTGCTCGAACCCGAGCAAGGTAACCTCTGGGCCTTCGCCATGGCTCCAGACAAGATTCAAGTCGAGTTCGTTCGCGACGCAGAGGACGCCATCGTCGCGTTACGTATGCATCAAGCTGGTCATACAACTGAAGTGCCACTCAAAACCACCGAAGGTTCCAAGGAAGAGTCGACGGAGACAAACACTAAGTCTATGCCTAGGAAGGCCGAGTTGCCAACGGCGGAAGCAATCATCGCGAAGTTTGTGGAAGTCACCGGTGGTCGATTCGCTTACGAGGCGTCTTCCTCGATGTCGAACCAAGGTAGTTTGGTGATTCCTCGGGCTGGCATCAAGGGAAGCTTTGAACTCATTTATGCGAACGGCGGCAAGTGGTGTATGCAGAGTGATCTGGGCGCTACGGGCATGGAGAAATCAGGTAGCGACGGTCAAGTTGCATGGGCACAAGCGGGGGCGGCTCCTGCGCGGAAGTTACAAGGTGCTGAGCTTTTGCAGGCTCAACAAGAAGCTGATCTGCAAGCGCGGCTTCATCCGAAAAAGTATTACGAGTCCATGAAGACAATCGGAATTGAAAAGATCCAAGATGAAGATTGTTATCGTGTCGAGTTAAAGTCTTCCAGCGGTGACGTGACGATCGAATATTTCTCAACCGTAACGGGGTTTCTCGTTCGAAGAAGATCCAAGCAATCTCTACCAGTTGGCAAAATCGATGTCATCGAGGAATTCGCCGACTATCGCGCTGCCGGTGACCGCATCGCCTGGCACACATCCGTTAAACATTTGCCCGGCGGAATCGATGTTATCATCAAGCTAGAGAAGGTCCAATTCAATCAGCCCATTGACGCAGCACGCTTCAAGTTGCCGTAG
- a CDS encoding tyrosine-type recombinase/integrase: protein METDPPSPSPDFLWPRSESGGCLDFHALRHTCGVWLASAGVSIKVIQSVMRHSSIP, encoded by the coding sequence ATCGAGACGGATCCTCCCTCCCCATCGCCTGACTTCCTGTGGCCACGATCGGAGTCCGGTGGGTGCCTTGATTTCCACGCACTCCGTCACACCTGCGGCGTCTGGCTCGCCAGCGCGGGAGTTAGCATCAAGGTGATTCAATCGGTAATGCGTCACTCGAGCATCCCCTGA